A single region of the Jatrophihabitans sp. GAS493 genome encodes:
- a CDS encoding ankyrin repeat domain-containing protein, which produces MTAYVGAPLLIAEELELLLRVTDLARAGETSQLADAIDSGIPVNLTTAVGDSLLILAAYHCHLETVEMLIARGADTERVNDNGQTALGAATFRRQPEMVRALLAAGAGPQTGARSAQQIASFFELTEMAELLAG; this is translated from the coding sequence TTGACCGCCTACGTCGGCGCGCCGCTACTGATCGCCGAGGAGCTCGAACTGCTGCTGAGGGTGACTGACCTGGCCCGGGCCGGAGAGACGTCGCAGTTGGCTGACGCGATTGACTCCGGCATACCGGTCAACCTGACGACCGCCGTCGGGGACTCCCTGCTGATCCTGGCGGCGTATCACTGCCACCTGGAGACCGTTGAGATGCTCATCGCGCGAGGGGCGGACACCGAGCGGGTGAACGACAACGGTCAGACCGCCCTGGGCGCGGCTACATTCCGCCGGCAGCCGGAGATGGTGCGGGCGTTACTGGCGGCCGGTGCCGGCCCGCAGACCGGCGCCCGGTCAGCCCAGCAGATCGCGTCGTTCTTCGAACTGACCGAGATGGCCGAACTCCTCGCCGGGTGA
- a CDS encoding MFS transporter — protein MDELVANIETVDAEAQLRVPETNVPQIAGDSTTTSAVRRRRGRDFRRYWVAGAVDAMGSHAATIVVPLIVLGAGGSVTLAGAVATLSIGVETLVEPVAGVLADRVSRRSMMIVAALFAAAAALALALVVAQDGYRLDVVVALVLAEAIATASYGAAAQGAIRQLLPPDDPQPALAALQARDQGAALVGPPVGGLLFSLTRWAPLLFNAISYVVTAVLVAGIRTDLTPTAAVDRERVDREPEDPRDSFLQSSRAGLRLVFGHPFLRFALSWGAGINAVFATVYYVVLLNAASSGASAAAIGVLLGVASGLGLVGSLAAPTVLRRVAPTKLIPLTSWVMVVLVAAMGLTGELFAQGLLLGTVLLISPAVSILFQSYAIATVPVEMQGRAGGVMGFFLGLSLLAAPVSAGLMVQWLAGWAVTTVLAALLALLAVYARTGTQALLDCASAIEEDLADASESSEPSESSQAPESEVEA, from the coding sequence GTGGACGAGTTGGTAGCGAATATCGAGACCGTCGACGCGGAGGCGCAGCTTCGTGTCCCGGAGACGAATGTGCCGCAGATTGCTGGTGATTCCACCACCACGTCGGCCGTCCGGCGCCGTCGGGGCAGGGACTTCCGCCGGTACTGGGTCGCCGGCGCCGTCGACGCGATGGGCTCCCACGCCGCCACCATCGTCGTCCCACTGATCGTCCTGGGCGCTGGCGGATCGGTGACGCTGGCCGGTGCGGTCGCCACCCTTTCGATCGGCGTCGAGACGCTCGTCGAACCGGTGGCCGGAGTGCTGGCCGACCGGGTGTCGCGCCGGTCGATGATGATCGTCGCCGCGCTCTTCGCCGCCGCTGCCGCCCTCGCACTGGCCCTCGTCGTGGCGCAGGACGGCTATCGTCTCGACGTCGTCGTCGCTCTGGTGCTGGCGGAGGCAATCGCCACCGCCAGCTACGGCGCCGCCGCGCAGGGAGCGATCCGCCAACTGCTCCCACCGGATGATCCTCAGCCCGCACTGGCCGCTCTGCAGGCCCGTGACCAGGGTGCCGCGCTCGTCGGGCCGCCGGTCGGCGGCCTGCTCTTCAGCCTCACCCGTTGGGCCCCACTGCTGTTCAACGCCATCTCCTACGTCGTGACCGCCGTGCTGGTCGCCGGCATCCGGACCGACCTCACCCCGACCGCCGCTGTTGACCGGGAGCGAGTCGATCGGGAGCCGGAGGACCCCCGCGACAGCTTCCTGCAGTCGAGCCGGGCCGGGCTGCGCCTGGTCTTCGGACACCCCTTCCTGCGGTTCGCCCTCAGTTGGGGCGCGGGGATCAACGCGGTCTTCGCGACCGTCTACTACGTAGTGCTGCTCAACGCCGCGTCGAGCGGCGCGTCGGCGGCGGCGATCGGCGTGCTGCTCGGGGTGGCCTCGGGATTGGGGCTGGTCGGCTCGTTGGCCGCACCGACGGTGCTGCGGCGAGTCGCGCCGACGAAGTTGATCCCGCTGACTTCCTGGGTGATGGTGGTGCTGGTGGCGGCGATGGGCCTCACCGGCGAGCTCTTCGCGCAGGGTCTGCTGCTCGGGACTGTGTTGCTGATCTCGCCGGCGGTGAGCATTCTCTTCCAGTCGTACGCGATCGCCACCGTTCCGGTCGAGATGCAGGGACGGGCCGGCGGGGTCATGGGCTTCTTCCTCGGGCTCTCGCTGCTAGCCGCCCCGGTGAGCGCCGGGCTGATGGTGCAGTGGCTGGCCGGCTGGGCGGTCACCACCGTGCTCGCCGCGCTCCTGGCCCTGTTGGCCGTCTACGCCCGCACCGGAACCCAGGCCCTCCTCGACTGCGCCAGCGCGATCGAAGAAGACCTGGCCGATGCGAGTGAGTCCAGCGAGCCGAGTGAATCCAGCCAGGCACCCGAATCGGAAGTAGAGGCCTGA
- a CDS encoding catalase, whose product MPSRQPDQGAPKRTSPTGVVAGDPGPRDERAQAGQFLTTAQGLRLPDTDHSLKAGERGPTLLEDFHLREKITHFDHERIPERVVHARGAAAHGVFESYGTAKSVTKAAFLAEKGRKTDVFTRFSTVLGSRGSADTVRDTRGFAVKFYTDEGNFDLVGNNMPVFFIQDGIKFPDIIHAAKPQPDREIPQAQSAHDTFWDFVSLHTEATHHVFWNMSDRGIPRSFRTMEGFGVHTFRLVNAAGDTSLVKFHWKPAAGVHSLVWEEAQIAAGCDPDFHRRDMADGIEAGAYLEYELGIQVMADDGSDSFEGIDLLDPTKLVPEELAPVQLIGKLTLNRNPTNYFAETEQVAFHTGHLVPGIEVTNDPLMQARLFSYLDTQLTRLGGPNFAQLPINRPQADVNDMLRDGMHQTAIHTGLAPYHPNSIDGDEPQPATAAQGGYVQTSRPVDGSVVRAAPASFDDHFSQAAMFYRSLSPLEQAHLVEAFTFELGKVYEAAIKQRQLQVLANVDADLCAQVAAGLGLVAPDGAPVPEGLLSPSLSQVTDGPGPVAGRKVGIIADAGSDLAGVNQLVKLLAKARVTGLVIAPVGGVLKAARQRVTVDRTLLTTRSIEFDALVVAGGTSSSDDIKLVLLLQEAYRHCKAVAGWGDATTVLQSAGIPADGPGVSISESAGKPFADELLAALGLHRAWDRAPSVMRSAVAPARRRRR is encoded by the coding sequence ATGCCATCCCGCCAACCCGACCAGGGCGCCCCGAAACGAACGAGCCCGACCGGCGTCGTCGCCGGCGATCCCGGCCCGCGCGACGAGCGCGCCCAGGCCGGCCAGTTCCTCACCACAGCTCAGGGTCTGCGACTGCCCGATACTGATCATTCGCTCAAGGCGGGGGAGCGTGGCCCGACGCTGCTGGAGGATTTTCACCTCCGGGAGAAGATCACCCACTTCGATCATGAACGAATCCCGGAGCGAGTCGTGCACGCGCGGGGCGCGGCGGCCCACGGAGTCTTCGAGTCCTACGGCACCGCGAAGTCGGTGACGAAGGCTGCGTTCCTGGCCGAGAAGGGGCGTAAGACAGACGTCTTCACCCGTTTCTCGACGGTCCTCGGTTCGCGTGGATCAGCGGACACGGTGCGCGACACTCGTGGCTTCGCGGTCAAGTTCTATACCGACGAGGGCAATTTCGACCTGGTCGGAAACAACATGCCGGTCTTCTTCATCCAGGACGGGATCAAGTTCCCCGACATCATCCACGCCGCGAAACCCCAACCCGACCGGGAGATTCCGCAGGCCCAGTCCGCTCACGACACGTTCTGGGACTTCGTATCGCTGCACACCGAGGCGACGCATCACGTCTTCTGGAACATGTCCGACCGGGGCATTCCCCGCTCGTTTCGGACCATGGAGGGCTTCGGCGTGCACACCTTCCGTCTGGTCAATGCAGCCGGCGACACCAGCCTGGTGAAGTTCCACTGGAAGCCCGCTGCCGGTGTTCATTCCCTGGTCTGGGAGGAGGCCCAGATCGCGGCCGGCTGCGATCCGGACTTCCACCGTCGGGACATGGCAGACGGCATCGAAGCGGGTGCCTACCTCGAGTACGAGCTGGGCATCCAGGTGATGGCCGACGACGGCAGCGACAGTTTCGAGGGTATCGATCTCCTTGACCCGACGAAGCTCGTTCCCGAGGAGCTGGCCCCGGTTCAACTGATCGGGAAGCTGACGCTCAACCGCAACCCCACCAACTACTTCGCCGAGACCGAGCAGGTCGCCTTCCACACCGGCCATCTGGTACCCGGAATCGAGGTCACCAATGACCCGCTGATGCAGGCCCGGTTGTTCTCCTACCTCGACACCCAACTGACCCGTCTCGGCGGGCCGAACTTCGCGCAGCTGCCGATCAACCGACCGCAGGCTGACGTTAACGACATGCTGCGTGACGGCATGCACCAGACGGCTATCCATACGGGTCTGGCTCCCTATCACCCGAACAGCATCGACGGCGACGAGCCCCAGCCGGCTACCGCCGCGCAGGGCGGGTACGTGCAGACGTCCCGCCCGGTCGACGGGTCGGTGGTGCGCGCGGCGCCCGCTTCCTTCGACGACCATTTCTCCCAGGCAGCGATGTTCTACCGCAGCCTCAGCCCGCTGGAGCAGGCGCATCTGGTCGAGGCGTTCACCTTCGAGCTGGGGAAGGTGTACGAAGCGGCTATCAAGCAGCGGCAACTGCAGGTGCTGGCCAACGTCGACGCCGATCTCTGCGCCCAGGTGGCCGCCGGCCTCGGGCTGGTAGCACCGGACGGGGCGCCGGTGCCCGAAGGCTTGCTGTCGCCGTCGCTGTCACAGGTCACCGACGGGCCCGGCCCGGTCGCCGGTCGCAAGGTCGGCATCATCGCCGACGCCGGATCCGACCTGGCCGGGGTCAACCAGCTGGTCAAACTACTAGCGAAGGCCAGGGTCACGGGGCTGGTCATCGCACCGGTCGGGGGAGTGCTGAAGGCGGCGCGACAGCGCGTCACGGTTGATCGGACGCTGCTCACCACCCGCTCCATCGAGTTCGATGCCCTGGTGGTTGCCGGCGGGACGAGCAGCAGCGATGACATCAAGCTCGTGCTCCTGCTGCAGGAGGCTTACCGGCACTGCAAGGCCGTCGCCGGCTGGGGTGACGCGACCACCGTTCTGCAGTCGGCCGGCATCCCCGCCGACGGCCCCGGCGTCTCGATCTCGGAGTCGGCCGGCAAACCGTTTGCCGACGAGTTGCTGGCGGCACTGGGGCTGCATCGGGCGTGGGATCGGGCGCCGTCGGTGATGCGGTCGGCTGTGGCTCCGGCCCGCCGGAGACGTCGTTGA
- a CDS encoding GAF and ANTAR domain-containing protein, with product MTTPSHPLEDLEDQTWTSLMQLARSLHLKDAKLQPTLDAIISQAVQTIEPAEHAGVILVLNGKLIPQATLGEPPYILDSLQQQTGSGPCIDSAREQSVISIDNMGTDTRWPKFIGQAISLGVSSMLCVPLWVDELRLGTLSLYGQKPDAFTPQHLQLAYLYATHAALALADAQRTAQLLEALRNRDVIGQAKGILIERLKITPQEAFVQLSSASQRANVKLTVVAEHLVTTGELMPT from the coding sequence ATGACGACGCCGTCGCATCCGCTTGAGGATCTGGAAGATCAGACCTGGACTTCACTGATGCAGCTGGCCCGGTCGCTGCACCTGAAGGACGCGAAACTGCAGCCGACCCTCGACGCGATCATCTCCCAAGCTGTCCAGACGATTGAACCGGCCGAACACGCCGGCGTGATCCTGGTCTTGAACGGAAAGCTCATCCCGCAGGCAACACTCGGCGAGCCGCCTTACATCCTCGACTCGCTGCAGCAGCAGACCGGTTCCGGACCCTGCATCGACTCAGCCCGCGAGCAGTCGGTGATCAGCATCGACAACATGGGGACGGACACGAGATGGCCGAAGTTCATTGGGCAGGCCATCTCGCTCGGAGTGTCGAGCATGCTCTGTGTCCCGCTCTGGGTAGATGAGCTGCGCCTCGGAACGCTGAGCCTCTACGGGCAGAAACCTGATGCCTTCACCCCGCAGCATCTGCAACTGGCCTACCTCTACGCCACCCATGCCGCGCTGGCGCTGGCTGATGCACAGCGAACGGCGCAGCTGCTGGAAGCCCTGCGAAATCGCGACGTCATCGGGCAGGCCAAGGGCATACTCATCGAGCGCCTGAAGATCACACCACAGGAGGCCTTCGTGCAGCTCTCGTCGGCTTCGCAGCGGGCCAACGTGAAACTCACCGTTGTGGCTGAACACCTCGTCACGACCGGGGAATTGATGCCTACCTGA